Proteins co-encoded in one Marinomonas sp. IMCC 4694 genomic window:
- a CDS encoding ABC transporter ATP-binding protein: protein MLSVNNLDVRYGQFRAVQGVSIEIAQGDIVSLIGANGAGKSTFLKAIAGALPIYSGQVSFKGQDITNTSSSTRVQQGLSLVPEGRRLFSDMTVEENLLLGKTVQRQGDWDIERIFTTFPNLVKRRYSKTGSLSGGEQQATAIGRALMSNPELLILDEVSLGLSPLVVNQVYASIESLRGAGTTILLVEQDLERAITFSQRAICILEGRIVLDKLTTDTHRDEITQAYFGLNKTTLQEAS, encoded by the coding sequence ATGCTATCAGTGAATAATTTAGACGTACGTTACGGACAGTTCCGGGCGGTACAAGGCGTATCCATCGAGATCGCTCAAGGCGATATTGTTTCGCTGATTGGCGCCAATGGCGCAGGCAAATCTACTTTTCTCAAAGCCATTGCGGGTGCCTTACCCATTTATTCAGGCCAGGTGTCTTTTAAAGGCCAAGACATTACCAATACATCGTCAAGCACTCGCGTTCAACAAGGTTTATCACTCGTCCCAGAAGGACGACGTCTATTTAGCGATATGACAGTGGAAGAAAACCTATTGCTGGGCAAGACCGTTCAGCGACAAGGAGATTGGGATATCGAACGCATTTTTACCACTTTTCCTAATTTGGTGAAACGTCGATATTCTAAAACGGGGAGTTTATCTGGTGGCGAGCAACAAGCAACGGCCATTGGCCGCGCACTCATGTCTAATCCTGAACTGCTGATTTTAGACGAAGTGAGTTTGGGATTGTCGCCTCTGGTCGTCAATCAAGTGTATGCCTCGATCGAAAGTTTACGAGGCGCTGGCACCACTATTTTATTGGTCGAACAAGATCTAGAACGTGCCATTACCTTTTCTCAGCGAGCTATTTGCATACTGGAAGGCCGTATCGTACTCGATAAGCTAACCACCGATACCCATCGTGATGAAATCACCCAAGCCTATTTTGGCCTGAATAAAACCACATTGCAGGAGGCTTCATGA
- a CDS encoding ABC transporter ATP-binding protein, with amino-acid sequence MIITPYSQLQATEIHKSFGRVQVLNGIDFTMDTNDAIGIVGPNGAGKSTLLSVLSGAQSPTSGLIKLNDQDITHHPARQRAKQGLVRTHQIPKPFSGISVFENVFVAAIHSATSNREEAYDIALESIKLCGMLPLANREADSIGLLDRKRLELARALATQPKLLFLDEIGGGLTDAEALQLVDTILTLRERGIGIVWIEHIVHILLRVAKTLICMDSGRIIAQGSPDDVMSNQQVMKAYMGGAHHAISE; translated from the coding sequence GTGATAATAACCCCATACTCACAACTACAAGCGACTGAGATTCATAAGTCTTTCGGTCGCGTACAAGTGCTGAATGGAATTGATTTCACCATGGACACCAACGATGCCATTGGCATCGTTGGACCTAATGGCGCTGGGAAATCTACCCTATTAAGCGTGCTGTCTGGTGCTCAATCACCCACCAGTGGTCTGATAAAACTCAATGATCAAGACATTACTCACCACCCAGCACGACAACGAGCCAAGCAAGGCTTAGTGAGAACACACCAAATCCCGAAACCTTTTTCTGGCATTAGCGTGTTTGAAAATGTTTTTGTGGCGGCCATTCATTCTGCCACCAGCAACCGTGAAGAAGCCTACGACATCGCTCTTGAATCGATCAAACTGTGTGGCATGTTGCCATTAGCAAACCGTGAAGCCGACAGCATTGGCCTGCTCGACCGCAAACGCTTAGAACTGGCTCGGGCGCTCGCGACTCAACCAAAGTTGTTGTTTTTAGACGAAATCGGTGGCGGTTTAACCGACGCGGAAGCCTTGCAACTGGTGGATACTATTCTGACACTGCGTGAACGCGGCATTGGTATCGTGTGGATTGAGCACATCGTGCATATCTTATTGCGCGTGGCCAAAACGCTTATTTGTATGGACAGCGGTCGCATCATTGCGCAAGGCTCGCCTGACGATGTCATGTCAAATCAACAGGTCATGAAAGCGTATATGGGAGGAGCACATCATGCTATCAGTGAATAA
- a CDS encoding aldehyde dehydrogenase family protein, whose product MSLNHNNIDLRTAPEINLFIDGRSIPAIAGGYFDRLDPSTDLVASRAACGRLEDAEHMASIAAANFAKWSSTDVTERARILRHAKSLMPKYRDRFAQLMLKEIGAIHEWVDFNIKVAAEAIEAAVELALRYPSAQTENENSYTVRQPVGVCLAIAPWNAPIVLAMRAVVFPLAFGNCVILKASELSPATHSLIAELLHEAGVPNGVISVMTNAPEHSEEVIASLIANPSVRRVNFTGSTRIGKIIAGLAAQHLKRCLLELGGKSPLIVLKDADLQLAAREAVYGAFLNQGQICMATDRIIVEQVIADEFIGILKDMMADLIAGDPRRHGVKLGPIASPSIASRLSALIEDALDKGATLLTGTPRRGQFIDATLLDHITPMMRIYSEECFGPIAGIYRVDSAEEAITVANNCEYGLAASIFTKDLTLAKVMANRVESGMCHINSATVKDDPAMPFGGLKSSGYGRFGGDACVDEFTEVRWITVAPP is encoded by the coding sequence TTGAGTCTTAACCACAACAATATCGACCTAAGAACAGCACCTGAAATCAATTTATTCATTGATGGTCGTTCTATTCCTGCCATTGCGGGAGGTTATTTTGACAGGTTAGACCCAAGTACAGATCTCGTCGCTTCTCGCGCCGCTTGTGGTCGACTCGAAGACGCAGAACACATGGCGTCAATAGCGGCAGCCAATTTTGCCAAGTGGTCATCCACGGATGTGACCGAACGAGCTCGTATTCTTCGTCATGCAAAATCTCTCATGCCGAAATATCGAGATCGCTTTGCTCAATTGATGTTAAAAGAAATTGGCGCCATCCATGAATGGGTTGATTTCAATATAAAAGTAGCGGCAGAAGCCATTGAAGCCGCCGTAGAACTGGCACTCAGATACCCTTCCGCCCAGACCGAAAATGAAAACTCATACACTGTTCGCCAACCTGTTGGCGTTTGCCTTGCCATTGCGCCTTGGAATGCACCGATTGTATTGGCAATGCGCGCCGTGGTATTTCCATTGGCCTTTGGTAACTGCGTCATTTTAAAAGCGTCAGAACTGTCCCCTGCGACGCACTCGCTCATCGCCGAATTATTGCATGAAGCAGGTGTTCCGAATGGTGTTATTTCCGTGATGACCAATGCGCCAGAACATTCAGAAGAGGTAATTGCGAGCCTAATCGCGAACCCATCGGTAAGACGCGTTAACTTTACCGGTTCAACTCGTATCGGAAAAATCATTGCAGGACTTGCCGCCCAACACTTAAAGCGCTGCCTTTTAGAGCTTGGTGGTAAGTCACCTCTTATCGTCTTAAAAGACGCGGATCTACAGTTGGCCGCAAGAGAAGCGGTTTATGGTGCTTTTTTAAATCAGGGGCAAATCTGCATGGCCACCGACCGGATCATTGTTGAGCAAGTCATTGCGGATGAATTCATTGGTATTCTTAAAGACATGATGGCCGACCTTATCGCTGGTGACCCTCGACGTCACGGCGTTAAACTTGGCCCGATTGCTAGCCCTTCTATTGCTTCTCGCTTATCGGCTCTAATCGAAGACGCTCTGGATAAAGGTGCCACATTACTCACTGGCACACCTCGTAGAGGGCAATTTATTGATGCCACTTTACTGGACCACATTACACCGATGATGCGCATTTACTCAGAAGAATGCTTTGGACCAATCGCGGGCATTTATCGAGTCGATTCCGCAGAAGAAGCCATTACCGTCGCTAATAACTGTGAGTATGGGCTTGCCGCGTCCATCTTCACCAAAGATCTTACGCTCGCCAAAGTCATGGCGAACCGTGTCGAATCCGGTATGTGTCACATCAATTCTGCCACGGTAAAAGACGATCCCGCTATGCCATTTGGTGGACTCAAGTCAAGTGGATATGGTCGTTTTGGCGGTGATGCGTGCGTCGACGAATTCACCGAAGTGCGATGGATTACTGTCGCTCCTCCCTGA
- a CDS encoding AraC family transcriptional regulator translates to MLTNIIGSMVRFEAILPGLQSRIFSTGNDNFADFNLIGIIQRGDVSVLMEEVHQVTESSIFCIPHKKQAKVLVPPGSQIWLLGYSDELISLVTGSDLDSAKLEVLMRQFTITHCDKKDIDEAFLPLLRLLSAEIDITKKRSRTIICSIIRILLISIYRLSNIESMRLTHSPDELILQKFRQLVEVEYRNRRVVSYYCQELIMTYDRLHSVCQRNLKKTPLQLINNRVLIEATLILKKSSDSVQAIANSLGYNDASQFSHFFKKETGLSPSQFKRNYAEKSVAQTKHAIQDFSDWP, encoded by the coding sequence ATGCTGACAAACATTATTGGTTCCATGGTGCGTTTCGAAGCGATTCTGCCAGGTTTGCAATCTCGAATATTTAGCACGGGAAATGATAATTTCGCCGACTTTAATTTAATCGGTATTATTCAGCGTGGCGACGTGTCGGTTTTGATGGAAGAGGTGCATCAGGTAACTGAGTCCTCCATATTTTGTATTCCACATAAGAAACAAGCCAAAGTGCTGGTGCCGCCAGGCAGTCAAATTTGGTTGTTAGGTTACAGTGATGAATTGATTTCCCTAGTGACAGGGTCGGATTTAGACAGCGCGAAGTTGGAAGTTTTAATGCGGCAGTTCACCATTACGCATTGCGACAAAAAAGATATAGATGAGGCATTCTTACCGCTTTTACGCCTATTAAGCGCAGAGATAGACATAACAAAGAAGCGTTCACGAACGATAATTTGCTCGATTATTCGCATCTTACTCATCAGTATTTATCGGCTGAGCAACATTGAATCTATGCGATTAACACACTCTCCAGACGAGCTGATCTTGCAAAAGTTTCGCCAATTAGTGGAAGTTGAATACAGGAACAGAAGGGTGGTTTCTTACTATTGTCAGGAACTGATTATGACCTACGATCGCTTACACTCCGTTTGCCAACGTAACCTCAAAAAAACCCCTTTGCAGCTGATTAATAACCGTGTTTTGATAGAAGCGACCTTGATATTGAAAAAATCATCGGATTCGGTACAAGCGATTGCCAATAGCTTGGGGTACAACGATGCGAGTCAATTTAGTCATTTTTTCAAAAAAGAAACGGGGCTTTCTCCTAGCCAATTTAAACGGAATTATGCGGAAAAAAGCGTTGCTCAAACTAAACATGCAATACAAGACTTTTCCGACTGGCCTTAG
- a CDS encoding aldehyde dehydrogenase, which yields MMSVLLSIGGNDLAASNHKEYTRLDPITGAVASVSAAATLDDVTSTTRAAQNAFPAWAKTGPIERRNLLNKAADIMESKQDDFITAMITETGATKPWAGFNVMLAAGHIREAAALTTQIGGEVIPSNKPGTLAMSVNKPKGVCLAIAPWNAPIILGARSIATPLACGNTVIFKSSELCPLTHRLIIDCFLEAGFPAGVVNLISNDPSDASSVVKALIEAPEVRHVNFTGSSPVGRIIGRLAGENLKPALLELGGKAPLVVLSDADIDGAVNAAVFGAFMNQGQICMSTERVIVDVKIADEFVEKLVARASKLPWGNPRDSVVLGSLVNPEVSDKMHTLINDAVAKGATLACGGNNDGSMFSATLLDGVTSGMRIYNEESFGPVKSIIRVNGDEEAINVANDSEYGLSAAVFSQDINRALACANAIKSGICHINGPTLADEPHMPFGGIGDSGYGRFGGKAGIAEFTDLRWITIEDPSQHYPF from the coding sequence ATGATGAGTGTTTTATTAAGTATTGGTGGAAATGACCTTGCAGCCAGTAACCATAAAGAATATACACGCTTAGACCCAATCACTGGCGCTGTCGCCTCGGTATCCGCCGCTGCGACACTAGACGATGTTACCTCTACTACTAGAGCGGCGCAAAACGCTTTTCCCGCGTGGGCGAAAACCGGTCCGATAGAACGTCGCAATTTATTAAATAAAGCCGCGGACATAATGGAGTCCAAACAAGACGACTTTATCACAGCGATGATTACCGAAACAGGCGCAACAAAACCCTGGGCTGGGTTTAACGTCATGTTGGCCGCAGGTCACATTCGTGAAGCGGCGGCTTTGACTACTCAAATTGGCGGCGAAGTGATTCCTTCTAATAAACCTGGCACGTTAGCGATGTCGGTGAACAAACCAAAAGGCGTTTGTTTGGCGATTGCACCGTGGAACGCCCCTATTATTTTAGGTGCTCGGTCAATAGCGACGCCTCTTGCGTGCGGTAATACGGTGATCTTTAAAAGCTCGGAGCTTTGCCCTCTGACTCATCGATTAATCATCGATTGTTTCCTAGAAGCAGGCTTTCCTGCAGGTGTGGTCAACCTAATATCCAATGATCCAAGTGACGCATCAAGCGTCGTGAAAGCCCTGATCGAAGCACCGGAAGTTCGTCATGTGAATTTTACTGGCTCTAGCCCTGTAGGACGTATTATCGGTCGACTGGCTGGCGAAAACCTGAAACCTGCCCTACTGGAACTTGGCGGTAAAGCACCCTTGGTTGTATTGTCCGATGCGGATATTGACGGCGCCGTGAATGCCGCTGTTTTTGGTGCCTTCATGAATCAAGGACAAATCTGCATGTCGACGGAACGTGTCATCGTTGATGTGAAAATTGCCGATGAGTTTGTTGAAAAGTTGGTGGCCAGAGCGTCTAAACTACCTTGGGGAAATCCTCGTGATTCTGTGGTACTAGGTTCGTTAGTAAACCCTGAAGTCTCAGATAAAATGCATACGTTGATCAATGACGCCGTTGCCAAGGGCGCCACACTAGCCTGTGGTGGCAACAATGATGGTTCCATGTTTTCTGCCACGCTACTCGACGGTGTCACTAGTGGCATGCGTATTTATAACGAAGAAAGCTTTGGTCCTGTCAAATCTATTATTCGTGTCAATGGAGATGAAGAAGCCATTAACGTCGCAAACGATAGCGAATACGGTTTGTCGGCAGCGGTATTTTCTCAAGACATTAATCGTGCCTTGGCCTGCGCTAACGCGATTAAAAGTGGTATTTGCCATATTAATGGCCCAACCTTAGCCGATGAACCTCACATGCCTTTTGGCGGTATTGGGGATTCTGGTTACGGCCGCTTTGGCGGCAAAGCCGGCATTGCAGAATTCACCGATTTGCGCTGGATTACCATAGAAGATCCGAGCCAACATTACCCGTTCTAA
- a CDS encoding IS30 family transposase: MSQNKIARQRRVNQSTISRELLRNSGQRGYRYKQAHDVAIARRLNAPRALKMTGSTKHLIEEKSREDWSPEQISGWLTREKKLQVSHQTIYQPIWADKRCGGLLFQHLRRKGKAYTPRNKDKQAGRGCIKNRVSIDERPSTVDEKTRIGDWEIDLVIGAKHSGALLTIVERKLSFTVSKQINDKSAKTVTAATIELLTPYKDLGLLVRLVILHLNNWILSIIEVSG; encoded by the coding sequence ATGAGTCAAAATAAGATAGCTCGACAACGGCGAGTCAACCAATCGACCATTAGTCGGGAGCTATTGCGTAACTCAGGACAACGAGGATATCGTTATAAACAAGCCCATGACGTGGCGATAGCCCGTCGCTTAAATGCCCCCAGAGCCTTAAAAATGACGGGCAGCACCAAGCACCTTATTGAAGAAAAGAGTCGAGAGGATTGGAGCCCAGAACAGATATCTGGATGGCTTACTCGTGAAAAGAAACTTCAGGTGAGTCATCAGACTATTTACCAGCCTATATGGGCAGACAAGCGCTGTGGCGGACTATTATTCCAGCATTTACGTAGGAAAGGGAAAGCGTACACGCCTCGCAATAAAGATAAACAAGCAGGCAGAGGGTGTATCAAAAACCGCGTGAGCATTGATGAGCGCCCCTCTACCGTTGATGAAAAGACTCGAATAGGTGATTGGGAAATTGACCTTGTTATTGGCGCAAAACACAGCGGTGCACTGTTAACGATTGTTGAGCGAAAGCTAAGCTTCACGGTATCAAAACAGATTAATGATAAGTCGGCCAAAACCGTGACGGCCGCCACGATTGAACTACTGACACCTTATAAAGACCTGGGTTTGTTAGTACGCTTAGTCATTTTACACCTCAATAATTGGATATTATCCATTATTGAAGTGTCCGGCTAA
- a CDS encoding branched-chain amino acid ABC transporter permease has product MKIKRSNAYSKAIIFILVVLFIALFIMPMLASNNVMERLTVLFIYIIMAAMWNTLAGFGGLISIGQQLFFGLGAYATIRITNLGISPFSALLISACLVGLLSWPISTFMLKLKAGEFAIGMWVLASIGHLLVNLDPLIQGETGISLIALNQFDIEIRRTLIYLSALLGMSGLLLGLFFILRSRAGIAMQAIRDNEEAADSIGVDAEKVKRWFFIFAAFGTALAGALWLAQASSFQPKAYFSVQWTAYMIFMVLVGGLGRFEGAILGALLFFAVETWFADTGVWYLVGLGAVAMLCSLFLPKGIWGAIESRLGISLIPVGYQVAGLVIDTKSKNT; this is encoded by the coding sequence ATGAAAATCAAACGTTCAAATGCCTATTCAAAGGCGATCATTTTCATCCTCGTTGTCTTGTTTATTGCCCTGTTCATAATGCCCATGCTGGCGTCAAATAACGTCATGGAACGCCTAACCGTGCTCTTCATTTACATCATAATGGCGGCGATGTGGAACACACTGGCGGGCTTTGGTGGCTTGATTTCAATCGGTCAGCAATTGTTTTTTGGCTTAGGGGCTTACGCCACGATTCGTATTACTAATTTGGGTATTTCCCCTTTTTCGGCCTTGTTAATCTCGGCGTGTTTGGTTGGATTACTCAGTTGGCCTATTTCAACTTTCATGCTGAAACTGAAAGCGGGCGAATTTGCCATCGGCATGTGGGTGCTTGCTTCTATCGGTCACTTATTGGTGAACCTTGACCCCTTAATTCAAGGTGAAACGGGTATTTCATTAATCGCACTCAACCAATTTGACATAGAGATTCGCCGTACATTGATTTATCTCTCCGCGCTGCTTGGCATGTCAGGGTTGTTATTGGGTTTGTTCTTTATTCTTCGCTCTCGTGCTGGTATCGCTATGCAAGCTATTCGAGACAACGAAGAAGCCGCAGATTCTATTGGTGTGGATGCAGAAAAAGTCAAAAGATGGTTTTTCATTTTTGCTGCATTCGGTACAGCGTTAGCGGGCGCATTGTGGCTTGCTCAAGCGTCGTCTTTCCAACCTAAAGCTTACTTCTCGGTGCAATGGACGGCGTACATGATCTTCATGGTACTCGTGGGTGGATTAGGCCGGTTTGAAGGTGCCATCTTAGGCGCATTGCTGTTCTTTGCAGTAGAAACCTGGTTTGCCGATACGGGTGTTTGGTATCTCGTCGGCTTGGGCGCAGTTGCCATGCTGTGCTCGCTATTCTTACCAAAAGGCATTTGGGGTGCTATTGAAAGCCGTTTAGGTATTAGCTTGATTCCGGTTGGCTACCAAGTTGCCGGATTGGTTATCGATACAAAATCTAAAAACACATAA
- a CDS encoding branched-chain amino acid ABC transporter permease — protein sequence MINSLVQAILLGGYYALVACGLAFMFQVMRIINLAHGSLAILSAYLVWEITDAFALSPFISVLMILPIMAVVGLLLQRVILERATKGGELLPVLTTFGLAIVIDNLLFQQFGANTRSLAPYLGDLSWDSYEIFGLWIGKLPVIVLLTAIVVIGGLDLVLRFTPLGRQIRATAFDPETAGLVGIDARKIAGISAAIAMMTVAISGTALGLRGTFDAYAGGPQLLFAFEATIIGGAGSLWGVFMGGIILAIAQSVGALIHPQGFLLGGHLIFLIFLFARVSLNSDAFSFKHWLVKRRHKGDTL from the coding sequence ATGATCAATAGTCTGGTACAAGCCATCTTGCTCGGCGGCTATTACGCCTTAGTCGCCTGCGGTTTAGCGTTTATGTTTCAGGTAATGCGAATCATCAACCTTGCTCATGGTTCATTGGCCATTTTAAGCGCGTATTTAGTCTGGGAAATTACGGATGCCTTTGCGCTATCTCCCTTTATTTCCGTACTCATGATACTTCCGATTATGGCGGTGGTGGGATTGTTACTGCAACGCGTTATCTTAGAGCGAGCAACAAAAGGCGGAGAACTGTTACCGGTTCTAACGACCTTTGGCCTCGCCATTGTAATCGACAATTTACTGTTCCAACAATTTGGTGCCAATACCCGTTCACTGGCGCCCTACCTTGGCGATTTAAGTTGGGATTCTTACGAGATTTTTGGCTTATGGATTGGCAAACTTCCTGTCATCGTTTTGCTCACCGCCATTGTCGTGATCGGTGGATTGGATCTGGTGCTGCGCTTTACACCGCTTGGACGTCAAATACGAGCCACCGCATTCGACCCAGAAACCGCCGGATTAGTGGGAATAGACGCCCGAAAAATTGCGGGTATATCCGCCGCCATTGCCATGATGACCGTGGCCATTTCTGGTACAGCACTTGGTTTACGTGGCACTTTTGATGCGTATGCTGGTGGCCCTCAACTCTTGTTTGCTTTTGAAGCAACCATCATTGGTGGCGCAGGCTCTTTGTGGGGCGTGTTCATGGGCGGCATTATTTTGGCGATTGCACAAAGTGTCGGCGCACTCATTCATCCACAAGGTTTTTTATTAGGTGGGCATTTGATCTTCTTGATATTTTTGTTTGCCCGAGTCTCTCTCAATAGCGATGCTTTCTCTTTCAAACACTGGCTAGTTAAACGTCGTCATAAGGGAGATACCCTATGA
- a CDS encoding coniferyl-alcohol dehydrogenase: MLFGKTIVVTGVASGIGQRTAELAAHMGADVIGIDVVKPNHSIGTFLQGDISTQAGVNEIVNALPDGIDALCNVAGVSGTGGAALTLAINFFGLKALSEGLATKIRTGGSIINVASMAGYGWRENTQRASAIAKLSGFPEPSKLMEDFTIPNELGYPISKEILLVWTMLAAHQPMFKTRNIRVNAVSPGPVETPILTQFRQVLGDQRVNSDVDRVGRAGAPADIAPVILFLCSDAARWVNGNNIATDGGLEASVTIEELNL, encoded by the coding sequence ATGTTATTCGGAAAAACAATCGTTGTGACAGGGGTTGCCAGTGGTATTGGTCAACGTACCGCAGAGCTTGCAGCGCACATGGGAGCTGATGTTATCGGCATCGATGTTGTCAAACCAAACCATTCAATCGGTACGTTTTTGCAAGGTGACATTTCGACTCAAGCAGGCGTGAATGAGATCGTCAATGCGCTTCCAGATGGAATCGATGCGCTGTGCAATGTCGCTGGTGTTTCAGGTACTGGTGGCGCGGCACTTACGTTAGCGATTAATTTCTTTGGTTTAAAAGCGCTGTCCGAAGGCTTAGCAACCAAAATTCGAACGGGTGGCAGCATTATTAACGTAGCATCTATGGCGGGATACGGCTGGCGTGAAAACACACAGCGCGCCTCGGCGATTGCGAAGCTAAGCGGGTTCCCAGAGCCAAGTAAACTGATGGAGGACTTTACAATACCCAATGAACTTGGTTACCCCATTTCAAAAGAAATACTCTTGGTTTGGACTATGTTGGCCGCACATCAACCCATGTTTAAAACACGAAACATCCGAGTGAATGCGGTCTCTCCTGGCCCAGTGGAAACGCCAATCTTGACACAATTTCGTCAAGTACTTGGTGATCAGCGCGTCAATTCCGATGTGGATCGTGTAGGTCGTGCAGGAGCGCCAGCTGACATCGCGCCGGTTATCTTGTTCCTTTGTTCAGACGCAGCACGTTGGGTAAATGGCAATAACATTGCAACGGATGGTGGCTTAGAAGCCTCCGTCACTATTGAAGAATTAAACCTATAG
- a CDS encoding ABC transporter substrate-binding protein: MKARLLAPFAPNFTKLMLCAVTASSLVWSGQMLAAQDDDTIRIGFISPRTGPLASFGKTDGFVLEQARLALANGMTVAGKHYQVEIIDRDSQSDPARASQLAKELINQDVDLMLAISTPEVINPVADASEAAGIPFISTVMPWEAWYYGRGAKPGEASPFKWTYHFGFGTDEFYRTYLSQWSLIDTNKKVGVMYPNDADGNAIRAVLKPRIEKAGYTVIDPGAYETGTSDFSSQIALFKSEGVEIINSFPIPPDFAAFWRQAAQQGLHRQIKIIQIAKTGLFPSDIEVLGSLGPKIASAAYWHKTFPYTSPLTGQNGEALANLWEKQTGEQWTQQLGATLSLFDAGTEALKQASNPLSKTAVRDAIAKLNVTTIGGQVDFTSGPVPNVAHGPIIGSQWIKGTGEFKLDYVITENVTDPNVPVTHKLLQYNH; this comes from the coding sequence ATGAAAGCACGTCTATTAGCCCCCTTTGCGCCAAATTTCACTAAGCTCATGTTGTGTGCCGTCACCGCCAGCAGCTTGGTATGGTCCGGTCAGATGCTCGCAGCGCAAGATGACGACACCATTCGCATCGGTTTTATTAGTCCAAGAACCGGCCCTTTGGCCAGTTTTGGTAAAACGGATGGTTTTGTTTTAGAGCAAGCGCGCCTTGCTTTAGCGAATGGAATGACAGTAGCAGGCAAGCACTATCAGGTAGAAATTATTGATCGTGATAGTCAGTCGGACCCAGCACGGGCGTCGCAACTTGCCAAAGAGTTGATTAACCAAGATGTGGATTTGATGTTGGCGATTTCAACACCAGAAGTGATCAACCCTGTTGCCGATGCCAGTGAAGCCGCAGGTATTCCTTTTATTTCAACCGTTATGCCTTGGGAAGCTTGGTATTACGGACGCGGTGCAAAGCCCGGCGAAGCCAGCCCATTTAAATGGACGTATCATTTTGGATTTGGCACAGACGAATTTTATCGCACTTACCTTTCTCAATGGTCCTTAATCGATACCAATAAAAAAGTCGGCGTGATGTATCCGAACGATGCTGATGGCAACGCCATTCGTGCGGTGCTCAAACCACGAATTGAAAAAGCGGGTTATACAGTGATTGATCCAGGTGCTTACGAAACAGGTACGTCAGATTTTTCCAGCCAAATCGCGCTGTTTAAATCCGAAGGTGTCGAGATCATCAACTCTTTTCCTATTCCACCGGATTTTGCTGCCTTCTGGCGACAAGCCGCGCAACAGGGCCTGCATCGTCAAATCAAAATCATCCAGATCGCCAAAACTGGGCTCTTCCCCTCTGATATTGAAGTTTTGGGATCGTTAGGGCCGAAAATTGCGTCTGCCGCTTATTGGCACAAAACCTTCCCCTACACGTCCCCATTAACGGGTCAAAATGGAGAAGCGTTGGCCAATCTATGGGAAAAGCAAACGGGCGAACAATGGACTCAACAACTTGGCGCCACACTGTCTTTATTTGATGCCGGCACAGAAGCACTGAAACAAGCGTCAAACCCTTTGTCTAAAACCGCGGTGCGGGATGCCATTGCAAAGCTCAACGTCACGACAATTGGCGGTCAAGTTGACTTCACTTCAGGCCCAGTACCAAACGTTGCACACGGCCCAATCATTGGCTCGCAGTGGATAAAAGGCACGGGGGAATTCAAACTCGACTATGTGATCACAGAAAACGTTACTGATCCGAATGTCCCAGTGACTCATAAGCTTCTTCAGTACAATCATTAA